In a genomic window of Polycladomyces abyssicola:
- a CDS encoding amino acid permease, with translation MQLSEDKKLLHRFGYAQELLRDMGGFSNFAISFSIISILTGAVSLYGHGLTYGGTGMMGFGWPLVALFCMLVAASMAELASAIPTAGALYHWASLLGSKRWGWYTAWINLIGQIGIVAGIDYSVALFADGLLSPVLGYQMTETSTLILFALVLLSHGILNHVGIRIVARLNDFSAWYHIAVVLILVVSLAFLGNRPLQPIDTLFRLGETFSDKPYWLAFLIGLLQAQWTFTGYDASAHTIEETINPRVRAPWGIFSSVAFSFVAGMVMLAFVTLSVHDVKAAVSAENPFIYVISQALGTTFGQTILWLIVLAMWFCGLSSITSFSRMVYAFARDNGMPRSDWFARISKRYRTPVPAIWLSVILSFILALVDYFIKMANPNTTYTTLAFLTGVSVVGLYVSYGIPIWLRLAAESKGRFTPRHLGPWNLGKWGKPIAVAALMWIVLISVVMVIPPNQNAGIALVAMMLILLVMDLAYYRDHFPGPQAALRVSAEELARREAELGG, from the coding sequence ATGCAGTTGTCCGAGGACAAAAAGCTGTTGCACCGATTCGGCTATGCCCAAGAGCTGTTGCGGGATATGGGCGGATTTTCGAATTTTGCCATTTCATTTTCCATCATTTCGATTTTAACCGGTGCCGTCTCATTGTACGGTCACGGATTGACATATGGCGGGACGGGCATGATGGGCTTCGGTTGGCCGTTGGTGGCCTTGTTTTGCATGTTGGTGGCTGCATCCATGGCTGAGCTGGCTTCCGCGATTCCGACGGCGGGAGCGTTGTACCATTGGGCCTCGCTTTTGGGGAGCAAACGCTGGGGGTGGTATACGGCTTGGATCAATCTGATCGGCCAGATCGGGATCGTGGCGGGCATTGACTACTCAGTTGCCCTTTTTGCCGACGGTTTGCTCTCGCCGGTGTTGGGCTATCAGATGACGGAGACGTCCACATTGATCTTGTTTGCCCTGGTGTTGTTGTCCCACGGCATTCTCAACCATGTGGGGATTCGCATCGTGGCCAGGCTGAACGATTTTTCCGCTTGGTATCACATTGCGGTGGTGCTGATTTTGGTCGTGAGTCTGGCTTTTCTGGGAAACCGTCCCTTACAACCGATTGATACCCTGTTCCGGCTGGGAGAAACGTTTTCGGACAAGCCGTATTGGCTGGCTTTCCTGATCGGTTTGCTGCAGGCGCAATGGACGTTTACCGGCTACGACGCTTCAGCCCACACCATTGAGGAGACGATTAACCCTCGGGTGCGGGCGCCATGGGGAATCTTCTCGTCCGTGGCGTTTTCCTTTGTGGCCGGGATGGTCATGTTGGCTTTCGTTACCTTGTCCGTCCATGATGTAAAGGCGGCGGTATCTGCGGAGAATCCGTTCATTTATGTGATCAGCCAGGCATTGGGTACTACCTTCGGTCAAACGATATTGTGGCTGATCGTGTTGGCCATGTGGTTTTGCGGCCTTTCTTCCATCACGTCCTTCTCCCGAATGGTGTACGCTTTTGCGCGTGACAACGGGATGCCGCGCAGCGATTGGTTCGCCCGGATCAGCAAACGGTACCGGACTCCCGTTCCGGCGATCTGGTTGTCGGTCATCTTGTCATTCATCCTGGCATTGGTTGACTATTTCATCAAAATGGCCAACCCCAATACCACTTACACCACCCTGGCGTTTTTAACAGGGGTCAGCGTGGTGGGACTGTACGTATCCTACGGGATTCCCATTTGGCTCCGGCTGGCTGCCGAGTCGAAAGGCAGGTTCACACCGCGTCATCTGGGCCCGTGGAATCTGGGAAAGTGGGGTAAGCCGATTGCTGTAGCCGCGTTGATGTGGATTGTGTTGATCAGTGTGGTGATGGTGATTCCGCCCAATCAAAATGCAGGGATCGCGCTTGTGGCGATGATGTTGATTCTGTTGGTCATGGATCTGGCATATTATCGGGATCATTTCCCGGGCCCCCAGGCCGCCTTGCGGGTGTCAGCTGAGGAGTTGGCCCGGCGTGAAGCCGAGCTGGGCGGTTAG